From the Tripterygium wilfordii isolate XIE 37 chromosome 6, ASM1340144v1, whole genome shotgun sequence genome, one window contains:
- the LOC120000343 gene encoding uncharacterized protein LOC120000343 isoform X2, whose product MSQRELIASSLRLAKSVLSSHKEKFLGLKKREGDLVKEAEAIMAHLAHFTNLFAYSGFFTFIPLKATLSCFSLLSAVLLSLLLLSSMVWPIMLARRRFKGIFLDFNEIAEERENLLATVEEYAKMYNDVMNACSYSDSILTDEVKQYFDEVDDLILKLKEKATSPTYATFYTGCLRSLSFSVIVYAVGVFWLADWKCEALHV is encoded by the exons ATGTCTCAGCGAGAGCTTATTGCTTCCTCACTCAGGCTag CTAAATCTGTGTTATCCTCTCACAAAGAGAAATTTCTGGGTTTGAAGAAGCGGGAAGGTGACCTTGTGAAGGAAGCGGAGGCCATAATGGCACACTTGGCCCATTTCACAAATCTTTTTGCTTACAGCGGTTTCTTTACTTTCATCCCTCTGAAAGCCACTTTGTCCTGTTTTTCACTATTATCAGCTGTGCTGCTTTCATTGCTATTGTTGTCTTCCATGGTCTGGCCGATTATGTTGGCCCGTCGCCGATTCAAGGGCATATTTCTGGACTTCAATGAAATAGctgaagaaagagagaatttgCTTGCAACTGTTGAGGAATATGCGAAGATGTATAACGATGTTATGAATGCATGTTCTTATTCAGATAGCATTCTTACAGATGAGGTGAAGCAGTATTTTGATGAGGTTGATGATCTGATCCTGAAGCTGAAAGAAAAGGCTACATCCCCAACCTATGCTACTTTCTACACTGGGTGCCTCCGTTCTCTGTCATTCTCGGTCATAGTATATGCTGTAGGAGTGTTTTGGTTGGCTGATTGGAAGTGTG AGGCGCTTCACGTTTGA
- the LOC120000343 gene encoding uncharacterized protein LOC120000343 isoform X1 encodes MSQRELIASSLRLAKSVLSSHKEKFLGLKKREGDLVKEAEAIMAHLAHFTNLFAYSGFFTFIPLKATLSCFSLLSAVLLSLLLLSSMVWPIMLARRRFKGIFLDFNEIAEERENLLATVEEYAKMYNDVMNACSYSDSILTDEVKQYFDEVDDLILKLKEKATSPTYATFYTGCLRSLSFSVIVYAVGVFWLADWKCGKLLPI; translated from the exons ATGTCTCAGCGAGAGCTTATTGCTTCCTCACTCAGGCTag CTAAATCTGTGTTATCCTCTCACAAAGAGAAATTTCTGGGTTTGAAGAAGCGGGAAGGTGACCTTGTGAAGGAAGCGGAGGCCATAATGGCACACTTGGCCCATTTCACAAATCTTTTTGCTTACAGCGGTTTCTTTACTTTCATCCCTCTGAAAGCCACTTTGTCCTGTTTTTCACTATTATCAGCTGTGCTGCTTTCATTGCTATTGTTGTCTTCCATGGTCTGGCCGATTATGTTGGCCCGTCGCCGATTCAAGGGCATATTTCTGGACTTCAATGAAATAGctgaagaaagagagaatttgCTTGCAACTGTTGAGGAATATGCGAAGATGTATAACGATGTTATGAATGCATGTTCTTATTCAGATAGCATTCTTACAGATGAGGTGAAGCAGTATTTTGATGAGGTTGATGATCTGATCCTGAAGCTGAAAGAAAAGGCTACATCCCCAACCTATGCTACTTTCTACACTGGGTGCCTCCGTTCTCTGTCATTCTCGGTCATAGTATATGCTGTAGGAGTGTTTTGGTTGGCTGATTGGAAGTGTGGTAAACTCCTACCTATTTAA
- the LOC120000342 gene encoding mitochondrial import receptor subunit TOM20-like, producing the protein MASDGKTSPNDLLLIPLIKEEEDRLIKEDRVSLYSNLCIAAETRYRKKPGAKSLSKWGMALMDLASSMYSVESQQLLYGDAIRKLKEALSLNPELPHTHWLLGVAYYNYGILTKDYGHAHPYFQCVKHCFSEAVAGDLAYEPYYRWMSKARMSQDFHKASQEFRLKIIANRKLRLGLDIMPDSGIEEMEKGDKFGCLAIAGCCFGIWAAFKNLIF; encoded by the exons ATGGCGTCTGATGGAAAAACTAGCCCTAACGATCTACTACTGATACcattaatcaaagaagaagaagatagattAATCAAAGAAGATAGAGTATCCTTGTACTCCAATTTGTGCATAGCCGCCGAAACTCGTTACAGGAAGAAACCCGGTGCCAAA AGTTTATCAAAATGGGGGATGGCTCTCATGGACTTGGCTTCAAGCATGTATAGCGTAGAATCACAACAACTCTTGTATGGAG ATGCAATTAGAAAGTTGAAGGAGGCACTATCTCTTAATCCCGAATTGCCTCACACTCATTGGTTGCTGGGAGTCGCTTATTACAATTATGGAATCTTAACTAAAGATTATGGACACGCTCATCCATACTTTCAATGTGTTAAGCACTGCTTTAGTGAGGCAGTTGCTGGG GATCTGGCATACGAACCTTATTATAGGTGGATGTCTAAGGCTCGCATg TCTCAAGATTTTCACAAGGCATCGCAAGAGTTCCGCTTGAAGATAATTGCGAATCGCAAATTACGCTTGGGCTTGGACATTATGCCTGACTCAGGAATAGAGGAAATGGAAAAGGGGGACAAGTTTGGTTGCCTGGCAATTGCAGGCTGTTGCTTTGGGATTTGGGCGGCTttcaaaaatttaattttttag